The Bacteroidota bacterium nucleotide sequence TCTTTCCTGACTGAGCGGCGCAGAAGATTATTCACGCGCAATAAAAATTCTTCGAGTATAAAGGGCTTGGTCATGTAATCATCGGCCCCGAGTTTCAATCCATGCACACGATCTTCTCCTTCCATTTTTGCAGTGAGAAAAAGAACGGGAACGTCTGCATCTTTTTTACGGATCTCGCTGCAAATATCGAAACCATTTTTCAGCGGAAGCATCACATCGAGAATGACGAGATCGAAATTGCCATCATTGAAAACCTTTATTGCACTATCTCCGTCAATGGCGGGCGTCACATTGTACCCCTCCATTTCGAGATTGAGCCGTATTGTTTTCAACAAATTGACTTCGTCTTCAACAATCAATACCTGCTTTTTCATTCTACAAAATTGCAAAAAACAGCAATAAACAACACGATTGGCAAATAAATGAGCTGCATGACCTTTTTCAGACAATAGATTGGCGTTGAGGAATTTGGAATTTCACTTTTTTTTTATCAATTTTAACGCAGCCCTGCAACCAAACAATCAACAAACTAATCATTCCTAACAGGCTAACCGGTTCATCCTACCGGTCCAAAAAACCAAAAAGCATGAAAAAAAATTTATTTTCTGCGGTCTGTCTTTGTCTTGCATTCACTTACGGATTCTCCCAGACTCCGAAGATCAAGAACACGACAGGTATGAGCGCCACAACACTTGTAGAGCGCAACGCAAATGATCCGAACGATGTAAGTGGAAAATCAACCATCCGTTTCAATACGGATATTGTTTCTCCTGCACAAATGGATCAGATGAATCTTGATCGTTACCAGGCAATGGTAAATTCCAATCCGAATTACGACCAGGATCGAAACGCTTATGAGCAGGCCCTTCAGACTTATCTTGCGAACAACGCGAATAGTTATTCTGCGCAAATGACGATCACCGTTCCTGTGGTGGTGCACGTAGTTTACAATGGCGCTGTTCAGAATATTTCCGACAACCAGGTGTTGTCGCAGATACAAGTAGTGAATGAAGATTATGGCCGCACCAATTCTGATGTTAATACACATTGGTCGCAGGCGGCAAATACTACTATTCAATTCTGTCTTGCGCAGCGTACCCCGGCAGGAGCGGCAACGAATGGAATTGAGCGTCGTTCTACCACAACTGCATCATGGACAACCAATGATAATGTGAAACATTTTTCAAGCGGTGGACTCGACGCATGGGACCCTACCCGTTATATGAACATCTGGGTTTGCAATCTCGGAGCTGGTCTTCTTGGTTACGGAGAATTCCCTACAGGAACTGTAAGCAATACCATGGGAGTTGTAATTCTTTACTCTGCATTCGGAAGTAATTATACTTCTTACGGAACATTTGCCGACATCGCAAATCCTTATGATCGCGGCCGGACTGTAACGCACGAATTTTCTCACTGTTTGAATCTTTATCACATCTGGGGCGATGACGGCGGTTCATGTTCAGGAAGCGACCAGTGCGCTGATACGCCGAACCAGGCAGATGCAACAACTACCTGCTTTACATTCCCACACACTGATGCATGCTCTGCTTCAAATCCCGGAATCATGTTCGAAAATTATATGGATTATTCTTACGATAACTGTTTGAATCTTTTCACAGCCGGGCAAAAAGCAAGAATGCTGGCTGTGCTTAGTACAACACCTTACAATGCACTCACCACTTCAAACGGATGCCAGTCTCCTGTTTCTGTTCCTCTTGACGCGGGAATAACTGCAATACTTTCTCCGGGAGCAACAGTTTGCGGATTGACATTCACACCATCCGTTACCATCAAAAACTTCGGAACATCTACACTTACTTCAGCAGTGATCCATTACCAGATTGATGCGGCAACACCGGTAACTTACAACTGGTCCGGAAGTCTTGCAACGAATGCAACTGCAAACGTTACGCTTTCTTCTATGACAACTACAGCCGGCACACATACATTCACTTCGTGGACCACTGCGCCGAATGCAGGAGCAGATGGAAATACGGTGAACGATCAGACGAGTAGTAATTTCAATGTGATCGCGGGAGCAAATAATCTTCCGTACGCAGAAGGATTTGAATCTGCCACATGGCCGCCTGCAGGATGCACAATAAATAATCCTGATGCCGGAACAACATGGGCAAGAACAACTGCTGCTGCTAAAACAGGAGTTGCTTCTGCATACATGGATGATTTCAATTACAATGCAGCAGGACAGATCGACGAACTTGTTCTGCCGAACCTGAATCTTTCTTCGGCGCTTAATCCAACTATGACGTTCCAGGTGGCGTACCGCATGTACACGAATCCAACTTCCAATCCAAATTATACGGATACGCTTCGTGTAATGATCTCTACTGATTGTGGTGCCACATGGACACAACTGTACTTTAAGTATGGAGCAAATCTTACCACTGCAACTCCGAATTACAGCACAACACTGTTCGTTCCAACGGCTGCACAATGGAGATTGGAAACAATTTCTCTTACTCCGTATGCAGCGCAAACAAATGCCATGATCAAATTCAAACACACCTGCGATTATGAAAACCAGATGTACATTGATGATGTAAATATCATGGCTGCATTGGGAATTAATGGAGTGCCGCTGAGCAGTCTCGTTAATTTCTTCCCGAATCCTTCGAATGACGGAATGATCAATATGAATCTTGCACTTGCACAGCAGGAGAATGTTGTGGTTACAGTGACTGATGCACTTGGTCAAACTGTAAAAGTTCAGGATCTCGGAAATACAATAGGCGGAACTTTCGGAGTCGATCTTTCTTCACAGTCAGACGGAATTTATTTCGTTACTGTTCAGGCAGGCGAAGAGAAAACCGTTCAGCGTATAGTGATCAGCCGATAATCAGAATAAATCCTGAAAAAAACCTGCTTCTGCGAGGCAGGTTTTTTTTATTTGCATGCGAATCATTATTGATTTTCAATCGTAGAAACAGTAACTTCGTTACATATTAATCCTGACCACACATGAAAAAACATTTACTACTTCTCACCGGAATTTCATTTTCCATCTCATTCATTTCTTTCGGGCAAAATGCAACAATGATTTCTCACCAGAATTCATCGCAGCAGGAAAGATGCGGGATCATGCAGAATGAAACTTACCTCGAACAACAGGATCCTAATCGCGCAGGAATGCGTGCATCATTCGAACAGAATCTTCAGTCTTACATCGCTGCACATCCAGGACTGGAGAATAGCCGTTCAGTAATGACTATTCCAGTGGTGGTTCACCTCGTTTATAAAACTGCAGCGCAGAATATTTCTGATGGACAGATCCAGTCGCAGATCACCGTTCTAAACCAGGACTGGACGCGAACAAATCCTGACGCGTCGAATACTCCTGCAGTTTGGACAAGCATCGCCGCTAACATCGGGGTTAATTTCTGTCTCGCTACTGTGGATCCGTCAGGAAATTCTACCACAGGAATTGAGAGGAGAAATACAACGATCACTTCTTTCTCGCAAAACAATAACGTAAAACATTTTTCTTCCGGCGGGCTCGATATCTGGGATCCGAATAATTATCTCAATATCTGGGTGTGCAATCTCGGAGCTGGTCTTCTTGGTTACGGAGAATTCCCGCTGGTGAATACAACTTCTACTTTTGGTGTGGTCATTCACTACAGTGTATTCGGAAGCAGCGCAATTTATCCTTCCGGAACTTACCTCGCAGGATATGATCTAGGAAGAACAACTACACATGAATTTTCACACTGCTTCGACCTGCTTCACATTTGGGGTGATGATGGAGGCGCTTGCACCGGAAATGATTATTGCATGGATACGCCAAACCAGGCCGATGCTACTTTCGGTTCTCCAAGCGGAGTAGTGACTGATGCGTGCTCTCCCTCTTCACCGGGAATTATGTATGAGAATTACATGGATTATTCAGATGATGCAGTTATGAATCTTTTCACGAATAATCAGAAGACGCGGATACTTGCTGTTCTGAATACGGCTCCCTACAATACGCTTCAGCTTTCCAATCGCTGCGGAACAGTTGCTGTACAGGAATTATCAATGCTCGGCGCATTCAGCGTTCACCCGAATCCTTCAAACGGAAAATTCACGATCTCTTTTTCCAATAGCAATTTTTCGGATATTGACATTCACGTTCTGAATGTTGTTGGCCAAGAAGTTTTCAATGAACATCTCGATGCGCTTAATAATAATGAAGTGGATATTGATCTTACCGGAAATGCCGATGGCGTTTATTTCATTCAGGTAAGCGACAAAAAAGATAAAGTGACGCGGAAAATAGTCGTGCAGTAATCAGAATCGGATCTCGTTAGCGGTCCCCTTTCCTGTTCAATGTTTAACTTTGTTCCGGAAAGGGGACCTTTCATTTATGGATACAGTTGCAATTGAAAAGACGCAAAACATGATTGGAAGATCTGCTGCAGGATCTTCATTGAAAAAAGTTGCAAATAAAATATTCGCAGGAGAAAGAATAACGACGGGCGATGCACTTTTACTTTACCATGAAGCTGACATTGGATTCGTAGGTTCGCTTGCGAATATTGTACGTGAGAAAAAACACGGCGATCACGTTTACTTCAATCGTAATTTTCATATTGAACCTACGAACATCTGCGTTTTCGATTGTAAATTCTGTTCTTATTCCCGCTTATTGAAACAAAAAGACGGCGCATGGGAATTGAGTGAAGAACAAATGCTGGATATTGTTCACTCTTATAAAGATCAGCCGGTGACCGAAGTTCACATTGTAGGAGGCGTGCATCCGAAACTCGGATTGGAATTCTTCGGTAATGTTCTGAAAAAAATAAAACAGATACGTCCTTCCATCCACATCAAAGCTTTTACTGCTGTTGAATTGGAATATATGTTCCGCAAAGCAAAAGTTTCTGTTGAAGAAGGATTGAAATTTCTTCGCGATCATGGATTGGATTCTTTGCCCGGTGGTGGCGCTGAAATTTTTGACGAAGAGATCAGGAAAAAGATCTGCGAAGATAAATGCACCAGCGAGCAATGGCTTCACATTCACGCAACCGCGCATACATTGGGAATTCCATCGAATGCGACTATGCTTTATGGCCATATAGAAAAGTATGAGCATCGTATTGCTCACATGGATCGCTTGCGTCAATTGCAGGACCGCACGAAAGGATTCAACACATTTATCCCGCTCAAATTCCGCAATCATGATAACCAGATGTCGGCCGTTCCTGAAATTTCCGTGATCGAAGACATGCGGAATTATTCTATTGCAAGAATATTTCTCGATAACATTGCCCACCTGAAAGCGTACTGGCCCATGCTCGGAAGAACCAATGCGCAACTCTCGCTGAATTTCGGAGTAGATGATCTCGATGGAACTATCGACGATACAACGAAGATCTATTCGATGGCCGGTTCGGAAGAACAGAATCCTTCCATGACAACTGATGAATTAGTGGAACTCATTCTCGGATCAGGAAGAAGCCCGATCGAAAGAGATACGCTATACCGGGTTGTTCATGATCATAAAGCGGAAAAGCATCCCATTTCAGGTTTACACTAATAATCAAAACCAATGTCCTTATATAATTGTAAATAACTGATTATCAATAGTAATTTTGTTATTCTATTGGTAAAACAAATGTCCTGATAAGAATCGCCACCGCTATTCCTTCTTTTTATTCTTTTTCACTTTTGTCCTGTCAGCTAATTGAAAGCAACAGATTACTTCCAACAAGTAACAACGAACCAATCTTCGGTTCTCTGTCACAGAAATAGGGTCCTGTGAAATTGCGCCAGTTACGCTACACTAAATAAACCTGGACACGTATGGGGGAAACGTACGAACCAGGTTTATTCTTTTTTAAAAACTTCATTCGTAATTTTCGCCCGTGATCAATGCAGCTATTTTTGATATGGACGGATTGCTTGTCGATTCAGAACCGTGGTGGCGGGTAGCGGAAAGAAATGTTTTCGGAAAATATTCCACAGTACCTACAGAAGAAGATTTCGAAAAGATGATGGGCAACAGGATCCAGGATGTGATCCGGAAATGGTATGATGAACATCCGTGGAAAAATTTTTCTCCCGAAGAAACGAAAGATGAAATTGTAAATGAAGTTTTCCGCCTCGTGAGCACGAATGCACGCCTGCTCCCGGGTGTGAACGAATGCCTGCATTTCTTTTCGGAAAAAAAAATTCCCATTGCACTCGCCTCCTCTTCTCCACTCTATTTGATCAACCAACTGATGTCGCATTTCGGGCTATTGAAATATTTCCATGTGGTGCACAGTGCTGAATTTGAAAAAAACGGGAAACCTTCACCGGATGTTTTTCTTTCCACAGCAAAACTTCTTCATGTGAATGCAAAGAATTGCATTGTATTTGAAGATTCGTTCAATGGCGTCCTCGCTGCAAAATTGGCGAAGATGAAATGCGTAGCTGTTCCGGCAAAAGAATATTTTCACGATCCGAAATTTGACATCGCAGATATGAAACTCGGGAGCTTGGAGGAATTCAACCTGACTGCTTTCGCCGCGATAAATGACTTTTCTCATTGATTGCCCTTACCGATTTTGTAACTTAGCATTGGTAATACGAATTTATTATTCTATCACATTTATGATTTTAACTTTTTAATTATGAAAAAAATAGCCGTACTCTTAGTTCTCACCGTTATTTCAATTTCTATTTCTGCACAAACAAATGTAAGCGGGGGAATTTTCGCAAACACTACCTGGACGCTCGCAAACAGTCCGTACATAGTAACAGGAAATGTTGTTTTATTCCCGACTTACGTACTCACCATTCAGCCCGGGGTGGTGGTGAAATTCGATGCAGGAA carries:
- the mqnE gene encoding aminofutalosine synthase MqnE — encoded protein: MDTVAIEKTQNMIGRSAAGSSLKKVANKIFAGERITTGDALLLYHEADIGFVGSLANIVREKKHGDHVYFNRNFHIEPTNICVFDCKFCSYSRLLKQKDGAWELSEEQMLDIVHSYKDQPVTEVHIVGGVHPKLGLEFFGNVLKKIKQIRPSIHIKAFTAVELEYMFRKAKVSVEEGLKFLRDHGLDSLPGGGAEIFDEEIRKKICEDKCTSEQWLHIHATAHTLGIPSNATMLYGHIEKYEHRIAHMDRLRQLQDRTKGFNTFIPLKFRNHDNQMSAVPEISVIEDMRNYSIARIFLDNIAHLKAYWPMLGRTNAQLSLNFGVDDLDGTIDDTTKIYSMAGSEEQNPSMTTDELVELILGSGRSPIERDTLYRVVHDHKAEKHPISGLH
- a CDS encoding T9SS type A sorting domain-containing protein yields the protein MKKHLLLLTGISFSISFISFGQNATMISHQNSSQQERCGIMQNETYLEQQDPNRAGMRASFEQNLQSYIAAHPGLENSRSVMTIPVVVHLVYKTAAQNISDGQIQSQITVLNQDWTRTNPDASNTPAVWTSIAANIGVNFCLATVDPSGNSTTGIERRNTTITSFSQNNNVKHFSSGGLDIWDPNNYLNIWVCNLGAGLLGYGEFPLVNTTSTFGVVIHYSVFGSSAIYPSGTYLAGYDLGRTTTHEFSHCFDLLHIWGDDGGACTGNDYCMDTPNQADATFGSPSGVVTDACSPSSPGIMYENYMDYSDDAVMNLFTNNQKTRILAVLNTAPYNTLQLSNRCGTVAVQELSMLGAFSVHPNPSNGKFTISFSNSNFSDIDIHVLNVVGQEVFNEHLDALNNNEVDIDLTGNADGVYFIQVSDKKDKVTRKIVVQ
- a CDS encoding T9SS type A sorting domain-containing protein, with product MKKNLFSAVCLCLAFTYGFSQTPKIKNTTGMSATTLVERNANDPNDVSGKSTIRFNTDIVSPAQMDQMNLDRYQAMVNSNPNYDQDRNAYEQALQTYLANNANSYSAQMTITVPVVVHVVYNGAVQNISDNQVLSQIQVVNEDYGRTNSDVNTHWSQAANTTIQFCLAQRTPAGAATNGIERRSTTTASWTTNDNVKHFSSGGLDAWDPTRYMNIWVCNLGAGLLGYGEFPTGTVSNTMGVVILYSAFGSNYTSYGTFADIANPYDRGRTVTHEFSHCLNLYHIWGDDGGSCSGSDQCADTPNQADATTTCFTFPHTDACSASNPGIMFENYMDYSYDNCLNLFTAGQKARMLAVLSTTPYNALTTSNGCQSPVSVPLDAGITAILSPGATVCGLTFTPSVTIKNFGTSTLTSAVIHYQIDAATPVTYNWSGSLATNATANVTLSSMTTTAGTHTFTSWTTAPNAGADGNTVNDQTSSNFNVIAGANNLPYAEGFESATWPPAGCTINNPDAGTTWARTTAAAKTGVASAYMDDFNYNAAGQIDELVLPNLNLSSALNPTMTFQVAYRMYTNPTSNPNYTDTLRVMISTDCGATWTQLYFKYGANLTTATPNYSTTLFVPTAAQWRLETISLTPYAAQTNAMIKFKHTCDYENQMYIDDVNIMAALGINGVPLSSLVNFFPNPSNDGMINMNLALAQQENVVVTVTDALGQTVKVQDLGNTIGGTFGVDLSSQSDGIYFVTVQAGEEKTVQRIVISR
- a CDS encoding response regulator transcription factor, with translation MKKQVLIVEDEVNLLKTIRLNLEMEGYNVTPAIDGDSAIKVFNDGNFDLVILDVMLPLKNGFDICSEIRKKDADVPVLFLTAKMEGEDRVHGLKLGADDYMTKPFILEEFLLRVNNLLRRSVRKEIQNFPPQITFGENEIDFTTFQCKGPNGKFELTKREVELLKLLISRKGEVVSREEILDNLWKDDTQPTGRAIDNYILNFRKYFEKNPRDPRHFFSIRGVGYRFIG
- the hxpB gene encoding hexitol phosphatase HxpB; translation: MINAAIFDMDGLLVDSEPWWRVAERNVFGKYSTVPTEEDFEKMMGNRIQDVIRKWYDEHPWKNFSPEETKDEIVNEVFRLVSTNARLLPGVNECLHFFSEKKIPIALASSSPLYLINQLMSHFGLLKYFHVVHSAEFEKNGKPSPDVFLSTAKLLHVNAKNCIVFEDSFNGVLAAKLAKMKCVAVPAKEYFHDPKFDIADMKLGSLEEFNLTAFAAINDFSH